In Streptomyces sp. NBC_00091, the following proteins share a genomic window:
- a CDS encoding alpha/beta hydrolase, with protein sequence MDTRRLLRTTGTVIAAGGLLISGCTSGGPDVASAEPSAVPAALRPYYEQKLNWRDCGVPGFQCSTLKAPLDYADPGSGQDVELAVARRPATGPGKRLGSLVVNPGGPGGSGIGYLQAYAGIGYPAAVRAQYDMVSFDPRGVARSSPVECLTGPGMDRFTQVDQTPDDQEERARLVAAFKEFAAGCETRSQRVLPHVSTVDAARDMDMLRGVLGDEKLNYVGASYGTFLGATYADLFPGRVGRLVLDGAMDPSRSAVDLNRDQTAGFETAFRSFAKDCAKQPDCPLGKGGPDAVAERLKEFFRKVDAQPVPSGDPARPLGEALATTGVIAALYDESAWPQLRESLADAMKGDGAGLLALADSYYEREADGTYANLMYANAAVNCLDQPPAFSGPEAVDAALPSFQKASPVFGEGLAWASLNCAYWPVKATGSAKPLKAAGAAPIVVVGTTRDPATPYKWAQALAGQLDSGTLLTYDGDGHTAYGRGSECVDNAINRYLLEGHPPASGKRC encoded by the coding sequence ATGGACACGAGGCGCCTGCTGCGTACCACCGGGACCGTGATCGCAGCCGGCGGGCTGCTGATCTCCGGGTGCACCTCCGGGGGGCCGGACGTGGCCTCGGCCGAGCCGAGCGCCGTCCCCGCGGCCCTGCGCCCGTACTACGAGCAGAAGCTGAACTGGCGCGACTGCGGTGTCCCCGGCTTCCAGTGCTCCACCCTGAAGGCGCCGCTGGACTACGCGGACCCCGGCTCCGGCCAGGACGTCGAGCTCGCCGTTGCCCGACGCCCGGCCACCGGCCCGGGCAAGCGCCTGGGCTCCCTGGTGGTCAACCCCGGCGGACCCGGCGGTTCCGGCATCGGCTACCTCCAGGCGTACGCGGGCATCGGCTACCCGGCGGCCGTGCGCGCCCAGTACGACATGGTCTCCTTCGACCCGCGCGGGGTCGCCCGCAGCAGCCCCGTCGAGTGCCTGACCGGCCCGGGGATGGACCGGTTCACCCAGGTCGACCAGACGCCGGACGACCAGGAGGAGCGGGCCCGGCTGGTGGCCGCGTTCAAGGAGTTCGCGGCGGGCTGCGAGACGCGCTCGCAGCGGGTCCTGCCGCACGTCTCCACCGTGGACGCCGCCCGGGACATGGACATGCTGCGCGGGGTGCTGGGCGACGAGAAGCTGAACTACGTCGGAGCCTCGTACGGCACCTTCCTCGGCGCCACGTACGCGGACCTCTTCCCGGGGCGCGTGGGCCGGCTGGTCCTGGACGGCGCGATGGACCCCTCGCGCTCGGCGGTCGACCTCAACCGCGACCAGACGGCGGGCTTCGAGACGGCCTTCCGCTCCTTCGCGAAGGACTGCGCGAAGCAGCCCGACTGCCCGCTGGGCAAGGGCGGTCCGGACGCGGTGGCGGAGCGCCTGAAGGAGTTCTTCCGCAAGGTCGACGCCCAGCCGGTCCCCTCGGGCGACCCAGCCCGCCCGCTGGGCGAGGCACTCGCGACGACGGGCGTGATCGCGGCGCTGTACGACGAGAGCGCCTGGCCGCAGCTGCGGGAGTCCCTCGCCGACGCGATGAAGGGCGACGGGGCCGGCCTGCTGGCCCTCGCCGACAGCTACTACGAGCGCGAGGCGGACGGCACGTACGCCAACCTCATGTACGCCAACGCCGCCGTGAACTGCCTCGACCAGCCCCCGGCCTTCAGCGGCCCGGAAGCGGTGGACGCCGCGCTGCCCTCCTTCCAGAAGGCCTCCCCGGTCTTCGGCGAGGGGCTGGCCTGGGCCTCGCTGAACTGCGCGTACTGGCCGGTGAAGGCAACGGGCTCGGCGAAGCCCCTGAAGGCGGCGGGTGCGGCCCCGATCGTGGTGGTCGGCACGACGCGCGACCCGGCGACCCCGTACAAGTGGGCCCAGGCCCTGGCCGGCCAGCTCGACTCGGGCACCCTCCTCACGTACGACGGCGACGGCCACACGGCGTACGGCCGCGGCAGCGAGTGCGTCGACAACGCGATCAACCGCTACCTCCTGGAGGGCCACCCCCCGGCGTCCGGCAAGCGCTGCTGA
- a CDS encoding site-specific integrase, with product MKGSTYRRCSCRDPKTGKELGSSCPKRNSRNHCTYSIRQELPPHEDGSRRSFARGGYSSLKAAQADLDHVRALLGLADADDPEGIQLVAEMLAEVSGEKLPLPDVEETRRRLKAGQDLVGSLTVAEWLNRWLAGKRIRKSGISRYETDIRVHLKPRIGHRRLDRLRVSHLSEMFTAIADGNAEVLEQNAQRRAAVEELATIPWKGGENRARRKALKAALDAMPAFRRVTGPATRQHVKATLRASLNDAIGQQIITFNPAAHVEIDPVRKPKALVWTDERVAKWEQTGEKPSPVMVWTPEQTGAFLDFVAGDRLYAMWHLIAFRGLRRGEACGQPWSETNLDRHSLTVTGQLVQDGWGVEASEPKTDSGFRVVALDDDTVGVLERHRKQQEADRAEWGAAWVNTGLVFTQEDGSWLHPGKVTDLFERLVAASGLPPIRLHDLRHGAATLMLAADIDIKIVSDTLGHSDTRITRDIYQSVLPHVGKSAAEATAKLVPLQRKAEQEEQARKAAKKARHAEKAKAKGKRKGKAKKAAKKG from the coding sequence TTGAAGGGCTCCACCTACCGCCGCTGCTCCTGCCGTGACCCCAAGACCGGCAAGGAACTCGGCAGTTCCTGTCCCAAGCGCAACAGCAGGAACCACTGCACCTACTCCATACGCCAGGAGCTGCCGCCCCACGAGGACGGCAGCCGGCGATCCTTCGCCCGTGGCGGGTACAGCAGCCTCAAGGCGGCCCAGGCCGACCTCGACCACGTACGAGCCCTCCTGGGACTCGCAGACGCCGACGACCCCGAAGGCATACAGCTGGTCGCTGAGATGCTCGCCGAAGTCAGCGGCGAGAAGCTGCCCCTGCCCGACGTGGAGGAGACCCGGCGGCGGCTCAAGGCCGGCCAGGATCTCGTCGGCAGCCTGACCGTCGCCGAGTGGCTGAACCGCTGGCTGGCGGGCAAGCGGATCCGGAAGTCGGGCATCAGCCGGTACGAGACCGACATCCGCGTGCACCTCAAGCCGCGCATCGGGCACCGGCGCCTCGACCGGCTACGGGTCAGCCACCTGAGCGAGATGTTCACGGCCATCGCCGACGGCAACGCCGAGGTCTTGGAGCAGAACGCCCAGCGACGCGCTGCCGTAGAGGAGTTGGCGACGATCCCTTGGAAGGGCGGCGAGAACCGTGCTCGCCGGAAGGCGCTGAAGGCGGCGCTCGACGCGATGCCGGCCTTCCGCCGGGTGACAGGTCCGGCGACGCGCCAGCACGTGAAGGCGACGCTCCGCGCGTCCCTGAACGATGCGATCGGGCAGCAGATCATCACGTTCAACCCGGCGGCCCACGTAGAGATCGATCCGGTGCGCAAGCCGAAGGCGCTGGTGTGGACGGACGAGCGGGTCGCCAAGTGGGAGCAGACCGGTGAGAAGCCCTCCCCGGTGATGGTCTGGACGCCGGAACAGACAGGCGCTTTCCTCGACTTCGTCGCAGGCGATCGGCTGTACGCCATGTGGCACCTCATCGCCTTCCGCGGCCTGCGGCGCGGGGAGGCGTGCGGGCAGCCCTGGTCGGAGACCAATCTCGACCGCCACTCCCTCACCGTGACGGGGCAGCTCGTCCAGGATGGCTGGGGGGTCGAGGCGTCCGAGCCGAAGACGGACAGCGGCTTCCGCGTCGTCGCGCTCGACGACGACACCGTCGGCGTCCTGGAGCGGCACCGCAAGCAGCAGGAAGCCGACCGCGCGGAGTGGGGGGCGGCCTGGGTGAACACCGGGCTCGTCTTCACCCAGGAGGACGGCTCCTGGCTCCACCCGGGCAAGGTCACCGACCTCTTCGAGCGGCTCGTCGCGGCCTCCGGGCTGCCGCCGATCCGGCTGCACGATCTCCGTCACGGCGCGGCGACGCTCATGTTGGCGGCCGACATCGACATCAAGATCGTGTCGGACACCCTCGGCCACAGCGACACCCGGATCACGCGCGACATCTACCAGAGCGTGCTCCCCCACGTCGGCAAGAGCGCAGCCGAGGCCACCGCCAAGCTGGTCCCCCTCCAACGCAAGGCGGAGCAGGAAGAGCAGGCCCGCAAGGCCGCCAAGAAGGCCAGGCACGCCGAGAAGGCGAAGGCCAAGGGGAAGAGGAAGGGCAAGGCCAAGAAGGCCGCTAAGAAGGGCTGA
- a CDS encoding DNA polymerase III subunit delta', protein MPVWDDLVGQERVRTQLAAAARDADALVTAVTTGTPPPPASKMTHAWLFTGPPGSGRATAARAFAAALQCVSPDRALGGEPGCGFCDGCHTTMAGTHADVEIVRTDLLSIGVKETRDLVRRAQLSPAVGRWQVIVLEDADRLTEGAGNVLLKAVEEPAPRTVWLLCAPSLEDVLPTIRSRCRHLSLTTPSVAAVAEVLVRRDGVEPAAAAAAARATQGHIDRARRLATDEAARTRRATVLKLPLRVDDVGGCLKAAQELVDAAAEDAKQVAEEVDTKETEELRAALGAGAGAGGRLPRGTAGVMKDLEDRQKRRRTRTQRDSLDLALTDLTGFYRDVLALQLGSALAIANEDIRPDLDRIARASGPERTLRRIEAIIACREALDRNVAPLLAVEAMTMALRAG, encoded by the coding sequence ATGCCCGTGTGGGACGACCTGGTGGGACAGGAGCGCGTGCGGACGCAGCTGGCCGCCGCCGCCCGCGACGCCGATGCCCTGGTCACCGCCGTCACGACCGGGACCCCGCCGCCGCCCGCGTCCAAGATGACCCACGCCTGGCTGTTCACCGGGCCGCCCGGCTCCGGCCGGGCCACCGCCGCCCGCGCCTTCGCGGCGGCCCTCCAGTGCGTCAGCCCGGACCGCGCCCTCGGCGGTGAACCGGGTTGCGGCTTCTGCGACGGCTGCCACACCACGATGGCCGGGACCCATGCCGACGTGGAGATCGTCCGCACCGATCTGCTGTCCATCGGCGTGAAGGAGACCCGGGACCTGGTCCGCCGGGCCCAGCTCTCGCCGGCCGTGGGGCGCTGGCAGGTCATCGTCCTGGAGGACGCCGACCGGCTCACCGAAGGCGCGGGGAACGTGCTGCTCAAGGCCGTGGAGGAGCCCGCTCCGCGGACGGTGTGGCTGCTGTGCGCGCCCTCGCTGGAGGATGTGCTGCCCACCATCCGCTCCCGCTGTCGGCACCTGAGCCTGACCACCCCGTCCGTGGCGGCGGTGGCCGAGGTGCTGGTGCGGCGTGACGGCGTGGAGCCCGCCGCCGCTGCCGCGGCGGCCCGCGCGACCCAGGGCCACATCGACCGGGCCCGCCGGCTCGCCACCGACGAGGCCGCCCGGACCCGGCGCGCCACCGTCCTCAAGCTCCCCCTGCGGGTGGACGACGTGGGCGGCTGCCTCAAGGCGGCGCAGGAGCTGGTCGACGCCGCCGCCGAGGACGCCAAGCAGGTCGCGGAGGAGGTCGACACCAAGGAGACCGAGGAGCTGAGGGCCGCGCTCGGCGCCGGAGCCGGCGCGGGCGGCCGCCTGCCGCGGGGCACCGCCGGGGTGATGAAGGACCTCGAGGACCGCCAGAAGCGCCGCCGCACCAGGACCCAGCGCGACAGCCTCGACCTCGCCCTCACCGACCTCACGGGCTTCTACCGGGACGTGCTGGCCCTCCAGCTCGGCTCGGCGCTGGCCATCGCCAATGAGGACATACGGCCGGACCTCGACCGGATCGCCCGCGCCTCCGGCCCCGAGCGCACGCTGCGGCGTATCGAGGCGATCATCGCCTGCCGGGAGGCCCTCGACCGGAATGTGGCGCCGCTGCTCGCGGTGGAGGCCATGACGATGGCGCTGCGCGCGGGCTGA